A genomic segment from Cygnus atratus isolate AKBS03 ecotype Queensland, Australia chromosome 9, CAtr_DNAZoo_HiC_assembly, whole genome shotgun sequence encodes:
- the AHSG gene encoding alpha-2-HS-glycoprotein, with product MKALLALILLVQLPVHRAVPTAPLPPLGCDDPESEAAAEVAVNYINDHSHHGYKFALNRIEQVRVLPQGPNNEILFLELDLLETTCPILSPTPLANCTVRSFTEHAVEGDCDVKLQNLNGKLSVLASKCHSHADSSEDVLQLCPDCLLLASLNNTEVLAAVTAALNDHNSKTPDAYLRLLEIGRAKIQYHPVHMVSVEFAVAATNCTAEEAKANLEACQLLPEDQSNFGFCRAAMVTRPIEDLRVDCELYGHQPGVTFSHPGQDTSAGLVPSPGQGFTNHNLRLSHNSPAASESSSSEFPSSVLLAKSVAKRAAPEVAQHDKVPRPVGFALPPPPCPGKVRYFKI from the exons ATGAAGGCACTACTAGCTTTAATACTGCTTGTTCAGCTTCCAGTTCACAGAGCTGTACCCAcagctcccctgcctcccttGGGCTGCGATGACCCAGaatctgaagcagcagctgaagtaGCTGTGAATTACATTAATGACCACAGCCACCACGGATACAAGTTTGCCTTGAACAGAATCGAGCAAGTCCGCGTGCTGCCGCAG ggaCCAAATAATGAGATACTGTTTCTTGAACTTGACTTATTGGAGACCACATGTCCCATTCTTAGCCCTACACCTCTTGCAAATTGCACAGTAAGGAGCTTCACAGAACAC GCAGTTGAGGGTGACTGTGATGTTAAACTGCAGAACTTGAATGGAAAGCTGTCTGTACTTGCTAGTAAATGCCACTCACATGCAG ACTCAAGTGAAGAtgttctccagctctgccctgacTGCCTGCTCCTTGCGAGTCTAAACAACACTGAGGTGTTAGCAGCTGTAACTGCTGCCCTCAATGACCACAACAGCAAAACCCCTGATGCCTACCTCAGACTCCTTGAGATTGGAAGAGCCAAAATACAG TATCACCCGGTGCACATGGTCTCTGTTGAGTTTGCTGTGGCTGCCACAAACTGCACAGCAGAAGAGGCTAAAGCTAATCTGGAGGCTTGTCAACTGCTTCCTGAGGATCAGTCT AATTTCggtttctgcagagcagcaatGGTAACACGTCCCATAGAGGATCTCCGAGTAGACTGCGAGCTGTACGGACACCAG cctggaGTTACCTTCTCTCACCCAGGCCAAGACACATCAGCAGGACTGGTACCCAGCCCTGGACAAGGCTTCACTAACCATAACCTCAGACTTTCCCACAATAGCCCTGCTGCATCTGAATCCAGCTCTTCAGAGTTtccttcttctgtgcttttggcAAAATCTGTAGCAAAGAGAGCAGCTCCAGAGGTTGCTCAGCATGACAAAGTACCTCGCCCAGTTGGCTTTgcgcttcctcctcctccatgccCTGGCAAGGTTCGCTATTTCAAGATATAG